One window of the Mitsuaria sp. 7 genome contains the following:
- the mdoH gene encoding glucans biosynthesis glucosyltransferase MdoH, translated as MIESTHTAAVHPAAATPGPVGPSAPAIKRGAMVPRPWGLRNPPVESLPGAQPPEAWETAAKHRRNALKLSILGATALATSVLWQTHRGWAAEPWAFALQCVHLALFALLFAWVSAGCVTAVMGFWVMLRGDRHAISIKDAGNDALGADARTALVMPICNEDVTTVFAGLRASCESLAAAGALRLFDVYILSDSSDPECRTQELAAWAELRAQFAGRGRIHYRWRQRRVKKKAGNVADFCRRWGRNYRYMVVLDADSVMSGDCLLGLVRLMEKHPRAGILQAANQVCGHDTPHARAQQFASRVTGRLFAAGMQFWQLGEAHYWGHNAIIRVEPFMKHCALAPLRGKDIMSHDFVEAALMRRAGYQVWLVADLPGSYEQQPPHLLAELQRDRRWCQGNIQNAGLIAEPGLHGVHRAMLVTGALSYLAAPLWLLYVGLGVLLWNVGGNEAFQPFLEDGSLAPGVAALWFGTIGMLLLPRLLSVAALILRGEQSQYGGSLKLVASCATEAGMSLLQAPLRMVAHSIFCVVALTGISLDWKSPPRAAEDVSWREAFAAYGRISLVTLAITAVIGALSPSTLIWIAPIALPLLLAAPITVLSSRASLGERMRGAGLLVIPEESLTPTVLRNAWAYGRQERHLPGFADLLASRRLTALAAEAMGRRDVGLGMRADVRARRLQDLTSQPGIVDAMSNADRMRFLSEPNHLLRLAQPLRPSTLTEVRPDLRLAA; from the coding sequence ATGATCGAATCCACGCACACCGCCGCCGTGCACCCGGCCGCCGCCACCCCCGGGCCGGTCGGTCCGAGCGCCCCGGCGATCAAGCGCGGCGCGATGGTGCCCCGCCCCTGGGGCCTGCGCAATCCGCCGGTCGAATCCCTGCCCGGCGCCCAGCCGCCCGAGGCCTGGGAAACCGCCGCGAAGCACCGCCGCAACGCGCTGAAGCTGTCCATCCTCGGCGCCACCGCGCTGGCCACCAGCGTGCTGTGGCAGACGCACCGCGGCTGGGCCGCCGAGCCCTGGGCCTTCGCGCTGCAATGCGTGCACCTGGCGCTGTTCGCGCTGCTGTTCGCCTGGGTCAGCGCCGGTTGCGTCACCGCGGTGATGGGCTTCTGGGTCATGCTGCGCGGCGACCGGCACGCCATCTCGATCAAGGACGCGGGCAATGACGCGCTGGGCGCAGACGCGCGCACCGCGCTGGTCATGCCGATCTGCAACGAGGACGTCACCACCGTCTTCGCCGGCCTGCGCGCCAGCTGCGAGTCGCTCGCGGCGGCCGGCGCGCTGCGCCTGTTCGACGTGTACATCCTCTCCGACAGCTCCGACCCCGAGTGCCGCACGCAGGAGCTGGCCGCCTGGGCCGAGCTGCGCGCGCAGTTCGCGGGCCGCGGCCGCATCCATTACCGCTGGCGCCAGCGCCGGGTGAAGAAGAAGGCCGGCAACGTCGCCGACTTCTGCCGCCGCTGGGGCCGCAACTACCGCTACATGGTGGTGCTGGACGCCGACAGCGTGATGAGCGGCGATTGCCTGCTGGGCCTGGTCCGCCTGATGGAAAAGCATCCGCGCGCCGGCATCCTGCAGGCCGCCAACCAGGTCTGCGGCCACGACACGCCGCACGCCCGCGCCCAGCAGTTCGCGAGCCGCGTGACGGGTCGCCTCTTCGCCGCCGGCATGCAGTTCTGGCAGCTGGGCGAAGCCCATTACTGGGGCCACAACGCGATCATCCGCGTCGAGCCCTTCATGAAGCATTGCGCCCTCGCCCCGCTGCGCGGCAAGGACATCATGTCCCACGACTTCGTCGAGGCCGCGCTGATGCGCCGCGCCGGTTATCAGGTGTGGCTGGTGGCCGACCTGCCGGGCAGCTATGAACAACAACCGCCCCATCTGCTGGCCGAGCTGCAACGCGACCGCCGCTGGTGCCAGGGCAACATCCAGAACGCCGGCCTGATCGCCGAGCCGGGCCTGCACGGCGTCCATCGCGCGATGCTGGTGACGGGCGCGCTGTCCTACCTCGCTGCGCCGCTGTGGCTGCTCTACGTGGGCCTGGGCGTGCTGCTCTGGAACGTCGGCGGCAACGAGGCCTTCCAGCCCTTCCTGGAAGACGGCTCGCTGGCCCCGGGCGTGGCCGCGCTGTGGTTCGGCACGATCGGCATGCTGCTGCTGCCGCGTCTGCTGTCGGTCGCCGCGCTGATCCTGCGCGGCGAGCAGTCGCAGTACGGCGGCTCGCTGAAGCTGGTGGCCTCCTGCGCCACCGAGGCCGGCATGTCGCTGCTGCAGGCGCCGCTGCGGATGGTCGCGCATTCGATCTTCTGCGTGGTCGCGCTGACGGGCATCTCGCTGGACTGGAAGTCGCCGCCGCGGGCCGCCGAGGACGTGTCGTGGCGCGAAGCCTTCGCCGCCTACGGCCGCATCAGCCTGGTGACGCTCGCCATCACCGCGGTGATCGGGGCGCTGAGCCCCTCGACGCTGATCTGGATCGCGCCGATCGCCCTGCCGCTGCTGCTGGCCGCGCCGATCACGGTGCTGTCGAGCCGCGCCAGCCTGGGCGAGCGCATGCGTGGCGCCGGTCTGCTGGTGATCCCGGAAGAGAGCCTCACGCCGACGGTGCTGCGCAATGCGTGGGCCTATGGTCGCCAGGAGCGTCATCTCCCCGGCTTCGCCGACCTGCTGGCAAGCCGCCGCCTGACCGCACTGGCGGCCGAGGCGATGGGTCGCCGCGATGTGGGTCTGGGCATGCGCGCGGACGTGCGTGCGCGCCGCCTGCAAGATCTGACGTCGCAGCCGGGCATCGTCGATGCAATGAGCAACGCCGACCGCATGCGCTTCCTGAGCGAGCCGAATCACCTGCTGCGCCTGGCGCAGCCGCTGCGTCCGTCCACGCTGACCGAAGTGCGTCCGGACCTGCGTCTGGCCGCCTGA
- a CDS encoding glucan biosynthesis protein G, translating to MGSFFGLAVGAALLAATAAAHAFGFDEVAERAKALAAKPYVAPPDTLPAELKNLNYDQMRDIRFKPARALWREEKLPFELMFFHLGHYQTQAVRINEIVGGQARPVPFKREDFDYGKNSQLSPQKWGDVGYAGFRAHYALNNDKYKDELAVFLGASYFRVLGANQHYGLSARGLAIDTVGGKGEEFPRFTEFWIERPTADAKSLTVHALMDSQRASGVYTFVVKPGAETVVETRVRLFMRSQVATLALAPLTSMYLFGENQPQKGDFRPEVHDSDGLMVASSTGEWIWRPLINPNGTLTTSFTLPGVKGFGLMQRDRKFSNYEDTEARYEMRPSAWVEPTSDWGPGRVELMSLHTPDETHDNIVAYWVPAKQPAPGQPLDYSYRLHLQGEQQQRPPGAWAVQSRTGYSYAKLDKNEQQFIVDFEGPSLAALPAGAEVKAVASTDGNGQVTEVNAYPNPVTGGWRMAVRIKQVRPGQSTELRGFLQTKQQVLTETWSLILPPQ from the coding sequence ATGGGGTCGTTCTTCGGGCTCGCGGTCGGCGCCGCGCTGCTGGCGGCCACCGCCGCGGCGCACGCCTTCGGCTTCGACGAGGTGGCCGAGCGCGCCAAGGCGCTCGCGGCCAAGCCCTACGTCGCGCCGCCGGACACGCTGCCGGCCGAGCTGAAGAACCTGAACTACGACCAGATGCGCGACATCCGGTTCAAGCCGGCGCGCGCGCTGTGGCGCGAGGAGAAGCTGCCCTTCGAGCTGATGTTCTTCCACCTGGGCCACTACCAGACCCAGGCCGTGCGCATCAACGAGATCGTCGGCGGCCAGGCAAGACCTGTCCCCTTCAAGCGCGAGGACTTCGACTACGGCAAGAACAGCCAGCTGTCGCCGCAGAAGTGGGGCGACGTGGGCTACGCCGGTTTCCGCGCGCACTACGCGCTCAACAACGACAAGTACAAGGACGAGCTGGCCGTCTTCCTGGGCGCGAGCTACTTCCGCGTCCTGGGCGCCAACCAGCATTACGGCCTGTCGGCCCGCGGCCTGGCCATCGACACCGTCGGCGGCAAGGGCGAGGAATTCCCGCGCTTCACCGAGTTCTGGATCGAGCGTCCGACGGCGGACGCCAAGTCGCTGACCGTGCATGCGCTCATGGACTCGCAGCGCGCCAGCGGCGTCTACACCTTCGTGGTGAAGCCGGGCGCGGAAACGGTCGTCGAGACGCGCGTGCGGCTGTTCATGCGCTCGCAGGTCGCGACCCTGGCGCTGGCGCCGCTGACCAGCATGTACCTGTTCGGCGAGAACCAGCCGCAGAAGGGCGACTTCCGGCCCGAGGTCCACGACAGCGACGGCCTGATGGTCGCCAGCTCGACGGGCGAATGGATCTGGCGTCCGCTGATCAACCCGAACGGCACGCTGACCACCTCGTTCACGCTGCCCGGCGTGAAGGGCTTCGGCCTGATGCAACGCGACCGCAAGTTCTCCAACTACGAGGACACCGAGGCGCGCTACGAGATGCGTCCCTCCGCGTGGGTCGAGCCGACCAGCGACTGGGGTCCGGGCCGCGTGGAGCTGATGTCGCTGCACACGCCCGACGAGACGCACGACAACATCGTCGCCTACTGGGTGCCCGCCAAGCAGCCGGCCCCGGGCCAGCCGCTGGACTACTCGTACCGCCTGCACCTGCAGGGCGAGCAGCAGCAGCGCCCGCCCGGCGCCTGGGCCGTGCAGTCCCGCACCGGCTACAGCTACGCCAAGCTCGACAAGAACGAGCAGCAGTTCATCGTCGACTTCGAAGGCCCGTCGCTGGCCGCGCTGCCCGCCGGCGCCGAGGTCAAGGCCGTCGCGAGCACCGACGGCAACGGCCAGGTCACCGAGGTCAACGCCTACCCGAACCCGGTCACCGGCGGCTGGCGCATGGCCGTCCGCATCAAGCAGGTCCGCCCCGGTCAGTCGACCGAGCTGCGCGGCTTCCTCCAGACGAAGCAACAGGTCCTCACCGAGACCTGGAGCCTGATTCTTCCTCCCCAGTGA
- a CDS encoding sigma 54-interacting transcriptional regulator, producing MSGGARLLIVDDDADLLKLLQMRLEAAGYDVTAVGSAEAALAQMDVQRPALVLSDVQLPGMDGLALFNTIRERHPALPVILLTAHGTIPDAVAATAQGVYTYLTKPFDGRALLDTIAQALTLTAVHQDDSPDQLWRESIVSRSNVMAEVLAEARLVSASQAPVLIRGESGSGKELLARAIHAASPRAKRPFVAVNCGAIPEPLLESELFGHVKGAFTGALANHRGLFQAADGGTLLLDEIGDMPLPLQVKLLRVLQEHQVRPVGASASVPIDVRILSATHRDLEAALAEGQFREDLYYRLNVVSLTLPTLDERREDIPLLAQHFLQKLATKYDKRLNGFAPEALKALTMAAWPGNVRQLHNVVEQVSALATSPLIPLSLVQRALRSPSIEVLPYAEARQRFEREYLVGLLKLTDGNVADAARLADRNRTEFYRLLQRNGLDPSMFRADGPVAE from the coding sequence ATGAGCGGCGGCGCGCGACTCCTCATCGTCGACGACGACGCCGACCTGCTGAAACTGCTGCAGATGCGGCTGGAGGCCGCCGGCTACGACGTCACCGCCGTCGGCAGCGCCGAGGCCGCGCTCGCGCAGATGGACGTGCAGCGGCCCGCGCTGGTGCTCAGCGACGTGCAACTGCCCGGCATGGACGGCCTGGCGCTGTTCAACACGATCCGCGAGCGGCATCCCGCCCTGCCCGTCATCCTGCTGACCGCCCACGGCACCATCCCCGACGCCGTCGCCGCGACCGCGCAGGGGGTCTACACCTACCTGACCAAGCCCTTCGACGGCCGCGCGCTGCTCGACACCATCGCGCAAGCCCTGACCCTCACCGCCGTCCACCAGGACGACAGCCCCGACCAGCTCTGGCGCGAGTCCATCGTCAGCCGCTCCAACGTGATGGCGGAGGTGCTGGCCGAGGCGCGGCTGGTCTCGGCCTCGCAGGCGCCGGTGCTGATCCGCGGCGAAAGCGGCAGCGGCAAGGAGCTGCTCGCGCGCGCGATCCACGCGGCCAGCCCGCGCGCCAAGCGGCCCTTCGTCGCCGTCAACTGCGGCGCGATCCCGGAGCCGCTGCTGGAGTCGGAGCTCTTCGGCCACGTCAAGGGCGCCTTCACCGGCGCGCTGGCCAACCACCGCGGCCTGTTCCAGGCCGCCGACGGCGGCACGCTGCTGCTCGACGAGATCGGCGACATGCCGCTGCCGCTGCAGGTCAAGCTGCTGCGCGTGCTGCAGGAACACCAGGTGCGCCCGGTCGGCGCCAGCGCCTCGGTGCCCATCGACGTCCGCATCCTGTCGGCGACCCACCGCGACCTCGAGGCCGCGCTGGCGGAAGGCCAGTTCCGCGAAGACCTCTACTACCGCCTCAACGTCGTCAGCCTGACGCTGCCCACGCTGGACGAGCGCCGCGAGGACATCCCGCTGCTGGCGCAGCACTTCCTGCAGAAGCTCGCGACCAAGTACGACAAGCGACTCAACGGCTTCGCGCCCGAGGCGCTGAAGGCGCTCACCATGGCCGCCTGGCCGGGCAACGTGCGCCAGCTCCACAACGTCGTGGAGCAGGTCAGCGCGCTGGCCACCTCGCCGCTGATCCCGCTCTCGCTGGTGCAGCGGGCGCTGCGCTCGCCCAGCATCGAAGTACTTCCTTACGCCGAGGCGCGACAGCGCTTCGAACGCGAGTACCTGGTGGGCCTGCTCAAGCTCACCGACGGCAACGTCGCCGATGCCGCCCGGCTCGCCGACCGCAACCGGACCGAGTTCTACCGTTTGCTGCAGCGCAACGGGCTGGACCCCTCGATGTTCCGCGCCGACGGGCCTGTCGCTGAATAG
- a CDS encoding ATP-binding protein encodes MLNRISFRQMLLIGFLSIAGLLAAASLGGLLTLERLTVQSREAVVRAARMSSEVQQLGDRGVSMERAARQYAVLEDHVLRQRFEEDADDAERLLGLLRTQGLTPAPLDAWKTKLGEVRALMDTPRGANPRKRETDLMTRFRELGALTGGLADDVRKHAESSNRVLQDKLENNRVLLGQQVLGAIGIAALLSLVFGIFLTRPLRHLARAIKGLGENRLDDRIEIRGPADLRVIGQRLDWLRLRLAELDADKARFLRHVSHELKTPLAALREGTALLEDEVAGPLNEKQKEVTRILRDNTAVLQRQIEDLLRFNAAAFEARDLKPERTDLLSLIQGTIDHQRLQWQARGLHVSLNGAPLEAEIDPAKIAAAVGNLLSNAIRFAPPGGRVDIALARQGGQLTINLRDDGPGVAPADQARIFEPFYRGERQPDDALKGTGIGLSIVTEYIAAHGGHIDLLPADQGAHFRITLPCAHTPRFLKSSTA; translated from the coding sequence ATGCTCAACCGCATTTCCTTCCGCCAGATGCTGCTGATCGGCTTCCTGTCGATCGCCGGCCTCCTCGCCGCCGCGTCGCTGGGCGGCCTGCTCACGCTCGAGCGCCTGACCGTGCAGAGCCGCGAGGCTGTCGTGCGCGCCGCGCGCATGAGCTCGGAGGTGCAGCAGCTCGGCGACCGCGGCGTCAGCATGGAGCGCGCCGCGCGGCAGTACGCCGTCCTGGAGGACCACGTGCTGCGCCAGCGTTTCGAGGAGGACGCCGACGACGCCGAGCGCCTGCTCGGCCTGCTGCGCACGCAAGGCCTGACCCCGGCGCCGCTGGACGCCTGGAAGACGAAGCTCGGCGAGGTCCGCGCGCTGATGGACACGCCCCGCGGCGCCAATCCGCGCAAGCGCGAGACCGACCTGATGACGCGCTTCCGCGAACTCGGCGCCCTGACCGGCGGCCTGGCCGACGACGTCCGCAAGCACGCCGAGTCCAGCAACCGCGTGCTGCAGGACAAGCTCGAGAACAACCGCGTGCTGCTCGGCCAGCAGGTGCTGGGCGCGATCGGCATCGCCGCGCTGCTGTCGCTGGTGTTCGGCATCTTCCTGACGCGGCCGCTGCGCCACCTCGCCCGCGCCATCAAGGGCCTGGGCGAGAACCGCCTGGACGACCGCATCGAGATCCGCGGCCCCGCCGACCTGCGCGTGATCGGCCAGCGCCTGGACTGGCTGCGGCTGCGGCTGGCGGAACTCGATGCCGACAAGGCGCGTTTCCTGCGGCATGTCTCGCACGAGCTCAAGACCCCGCTGGCCGCGCTGCGCGAAGGCACCGCGCTGCTGGAGGACGAGGTGGCCGGGCCCCTCAACGAGAAGCAGAAGGAAGTGACCCGCATCCTGCGCGACAACACCGCCGTGCTGCAGCGCCAGATCGAGGACCTGCTGCGCTTCAACGCCGCCGCCTTCGAAGCACGCGACCTCAAGCCGGAGCGCACCGACCTCCTGTCCCTGATCCAGGGCACGATCGACCATCAGCGGCTGCAATGGCAGGCACGCGGATTGCACGTGAGCCTGAACGGCGCACCGCTCGAGGCGGAGATCGACCCGGCCAAGATCGCGGCCGCCGTCGGCAACCTCCTCTCCAATGCGATACGCTTCGCCCCGCCCGGCGGCCGCGTCGACATCGCCCTCGCGCGCCAGGGCGGCCAGCTCACCATCAACCTGCGCGACGACGGACCCGGCGTCGCCCCGGCGGACCAGGCCCGCATCTTCGAGCCCTTCTACCGCGGCGAACGCCAGCCCGACGACGCGTTGAAGGGCACCGGCATCGGCCTGTCCATCGTCACCGAATACATCGCCGCCCACGGCGGTCACATCGACCTGCTGCCCGCCGACCAGGGCGCCCATTTCAGAATCACGCTGCCATGCGCCCACACGCCCCGATTCCTGAAGTCCTCGACCGCATGA